One window of the Labilibaculum sp. genome contains the following:
- a CDS encoding ABC transporter permease, with product MFDRDKWQEIFSTISKNKTRTVLTGFSVATGIFMLIFLLGAGRGLRNGMTSVFAQDATNSMQIYGGRTTKAFKGTPEGKRIQMVNEDYLGFKKSIDKLDVISAMSYIPGAEIISYKNNFGNFNVSPVHETYKEIKNFEILEGRFLNEKDIKENRKVVAIQDVVKEVLFPKETAINKLININNIKFKVVGVFNQPSFDDNSREIYIPITVAQNIFNNNDHLQRISFTLDDISVDESKKVEQFITYQMAKRHGFSPEDKNALWIQNNIENSQTFTGLFKAIEMFVWIIGIFTIILGVIGVFNIMMIVVKERTKEIGIRKAIGASPSSVVGLILMEAIFITASSGYVGLIAGVGLLEVITKFDLINKIYPPAAIYFLNPQVDLGIAIGATIVLVVTGALAGFFPARKAASIRPIEALRDE from the coding sequence ATGTTCGACAGAGATAAATGGCAAGAAATATTTAGTACCATTAGTAAAAATAAAACCAGAACCGTTCTAACCGGTTTTTCGGTGGCAACAGGAATTTTCATGTTGATTTTTCTTTTGGGTGCAGGACGAGGTCTTAGAAATGGAATGACTTCTGTCTTTGCACAAGATGCAACCAACAGCATGCAGATATATGGTGGCAGAACAACCAAAGCATTCAAAGGAACTCCCGAAGGAAAGCGAATTCAGATGGTTAATGAAGACTATCTTGGATTTAAAAAATCTATCGACAAGCTGGATGTCATTTCTGCAATGTCATACATTCCGGGAGCTGAAATAATATCTTATAAAAATAATTTCGGAAATTTTAATGTATCTCCTGTACATGAAACTTATAAAGAGATTAAAAATTTCGAGATCCTTGAAGGGCGATTTTTAAATGAAAAGGACATTAAAGAAAACCGAAAAGTTGTTGCCATTCAAGATGTTGTTAAAGAAGTGCTTTTCCCTAAAGAAACGGCAATCAATAAATTAATTAATATCAACAACATCAAATTTAAGGTCGTTGGTGTTTTTAATCAGCCAAGTTTCGATGATAATTCCAGAGAAATTTACATCCCGATTACTGTTGCTCAAAATATTTTTAACAACAACGATCACCTTCAAAGAATCTCCTTTACCCTGGATGATATTTCTGTAGATGAAAGCAAGAAAGTTGAGCAATTTATTACTTACCAAATGGCTAAACGACACGGATTTAGCCCTGAAGATAAAAATGCTTTATGGATACAGAACAACATTGAAAACTCGCAAACATTTACAGGACTTTTTAAGGCTATTGAGATGTTTGTCTGGATTATTGGAATTTTCACTATTATATTAGGTGTAATTGGGGTTTTCAACATTATGATGATTGTTGTTAAGGAGAGAACTAAAGAAATAGGAATTAGAAAAGCAATCGGTGCTTCACCAAGCTCTGTAGTTGGACTGATACTAATGGAGGCAATATTTATAACAGCATCCTCGGGATATGTCGGACTAATTGCCGGGGTAGGCTTACTCGAAGTAATCACCAAATTTGATCTTATCAACAAAATATACCCACCTGCAGCAATTTACTTTTTAAATCCACAGGTTGATTTAGGAATAGCTATAGGTGCAACCATCGTTTTGGTTGTAACCGGTGCTCTTGCGGGTTTTTTCCCGGCAAGAAAAGCCGCCTCAATCAGACCCATTGAAGCTTTAAGAGACGAATAA
- a CDS encoding ABC transporter permease, which produces MFDLDKWQEITAALKKNKLRTILTGLGVMFGILILVTLLGIGRGFQNNIQSSLGNFATNSTVFWVEKTTKAYKGLPRNRSYQFTNDDLEVLKRSIPELQDIAPDINGWSGNATNNTFREDKKGNFRIKGTSPEMNNVNPVEVIAGRFINQNDLKEFRKVITIGPRVQELMFEKDEDPIGQYLKVNGIYFRIIGTIKPLSRNMGMRDDVLQMPFTTLQQLYNQGDKFHVFLATAKVGESVADLENKIFEILARRHSIHPDDRQAIGNFNIAKMFNKIFGLFNSIGFLFWVIGFGVLLTGIIGVSNIMHVVVKERTKELGIKRAIGARPREVVGQIINEAVFLTTFAGFWGLVLGVLIVEGIGKMTEGDPNPQILNPYVDINVAFIALGVLVLFGVLAGLLPAQRAIRIKPVDALRYE; this is translated from the coding sequence ATGTTCGATTTGGATAAATGGCAGGAAATTACTGCAGCACTTAAAAAGAATAAACTACGAACCATACTTACCGGTCTCGGAGTGATGTTTGGAATCTTAATTCTGGTAACCTTACTGGGTATTGGAAGAGGTTTTCAAAATAATATACAATCCTCATTGGGTAATTTCGCAACAAACTCAACGGTTTTTTGGGTAGAAAAAACCACAAAAGCCTACAAAGGTCTGCCACGAAACAGATCGTATCAATTTACCAATGATGATTTAGAGGTACTTAAAAGATCGATCCCTGAGCTGCAAGACATTGCTCCTGATATAAATGGATGGAGTGGAAATGCCACCAACAATACATTTCGGGAAGACAAAAAAGGAAATTTCAGAATCAAGGGGACTTCACCGGAAATGAACAATGTAAATCCGGTTGAAGTTATTGCCGGTCGTTTTATCAATCAGAATGATCTGAAAGAATTTCGAAAAGTAATTACCATTGGACCAAGAGTTCAGGAACTAATGTTCGAAAAAGATGAAGATCCAATTGGTCAGTACCTTAAAGTAAATGGAATCTATTTTAGAATAATTGGCACAATTAAACCATTAAGCCGAAATATGGGAATGCGCGATGACGTTCTTCAAATGCCATTTACCACCCTGCAGCAATTGTATAACCAAGGGGACAAATTCCATGTATTTTTAGCAACAGCTAAGGTTGGAGAATCAGTTGCCGATTTGGAAAATAAGATATTTGAAATTCTGGCCAGAAGGCATTCCATTCATCCTGATGACAGGCAAGCCATTGGTAATTTTAATATCGCGAAAATGTTCAACAAGATTTTTGGTCTTTTTAACAGCATTGGATTCTTATTTTGGGTGATAGGCTTTGGAGTTCTTCTAACCGGTATTATTGGAGTTAGTAATATTATGCACGTGGTTGTAAAAGAAAGAACCAAAGAATTAGGCATTAAACGTGCCATCGGTGCCCGTCCTCGTGAAGTTGTTGGTCAAATCATAAATGAAGCCGTTTTCTTAACCACCTTTGCGGGATTCTGGGGACTGGTTTTAGGTGTTTTAATTGTCGAAGGAATCGGTAAAATGACCGAAGGTGATCCGAACCCTCAAATTTTAAACCCTTATGTTGATATAAATGTTGCATTTATAGCACTCGGTGTTTTGGTTTTATTTGGTGTTTTAGCTGGACTGCTTCCAGCACAAAGAGCCATCAGAATTAAACCCGTAGATGCATTGAGATACGAATAA
- a CDS encoding efflux RND transporter periplasmic adaptor subunit, with the protein MKKVFRIVLVVFFIFLFVGTIVFLYQKSQDKPVVYNTKSPEITDIIKKTVATGSVVPRKEIAIKPQGVSGIIETLYVEAGDMLKKGDPIAKIKIIPDMINLNSAESRVKIAQINYEDKEINYQRDKALYDKKVISESDFQKTQLSFRNSEEELQSAKDNLQLIKEGVTKSSAKATNTIIRSTIEGMILDIPVKEGNSVIQSNTFNDGTTVAIVADMGEMIFQGKVDETEVGKIVQGMNLELTIGAIEDVKFDAHLEYISPKGVEENGAIQFEIKASVKLKKDFFIRSGYSANAEIVLDKREKVLAVNESLLEFKNDSTFVEIETSEQKFEKRFIKTGLSDGINIEVLEGLTKDDKLKGEKKKKIEEIKEKKD; encoded by the coding sequence ATGAAAAAAGTTTTTAGAATTGTATTGGTTGTATTTTTTATCTTCCTTTTTGTAGGAACAATTGTATTCCTGTATCAAAAATCGCAAGATAAACCTGTGGTTTACAACACAAAATCACCTGAAATAACAGATATTATTAAAAAGACGGTTGCAACAGGATCTGTTGTTCCAAGAAAAGAAATCGCAATTAAACCTCAGGGAGTTTCCGGAATTATTGAAACTTTATATGTTGAGGCTGGTGATATGCTTAAAAAAGGCGATCCTATTGCTAAAATAAAGATCATTCCTGATATGATTAATTTGAATAGTGCTGAATCGAGAGTAAAAATAGCACAAATCAATTACGAGGATAAAGAAATTAACTATCAGCGGGACAAAGCTTTGTATGACAAAAAAGTAATTTCAGAATCTGATTTCCAGAAAACTCAATTGTCTTTCCGAAATTCTGAAGAAGAGTTACAATCAGCAAAAGATAATTTGCAGTTGATTAAAGAAGGTGTAACCAAAAGTTCTGCAAAAGCTACGAATACCATTATTCGTTCAACAATTGAAGGAATGATACTGGATATTCCGGTAAAAGAAGGAAATTCAGTAATTCAGAGCAATACTTTTAATGATGGAACCACGGTTGCCATTGTTGCCGACATGGGCGAAATGATTTTTCAAGGTAAGGTTGATGAAACTGAAGTTGGAAAAATTGTTCAGGGAATGAACCTTGAGTTAACCATTGGAGCAATTGAGGATGTGAAATTTGACGCTCATCTGGAATATATCTCTCCAAAAGGTGTGGAAGAGAATGGTGCCATTCAATTCGAAATAAAAGCTTCTGTTAAACTTAAAAAAGATTTCTTTATTCGCTCGGGATACAGTGCTAATGCTGAAATTGTTCTTGATAAAAGAGAAAAAGTATTGGCTGTAAACGAAAGTCTTTTAGAGTTTAAAAATGATTCAACGTTTGTAGAGATAGAAACTTCTGAGCAAAAATTCGAAAAAAGGTTTATTAAAACTGGTCTTTCGGATGGTATCAATATTGAAGTTTTAGAAGGCCTTACAAAAGATGATAAGCTTAAAGGAGAAAAGAAGAAAAAAATTGAAGAAATAAAAGAGAAGAAAGACTAG
- a CDS encoding TolC family protein, with product MKKILLLVLVFAFSFSGIYAQELWNLEKCITHAKEHNINLKLQKLDADVQANNTRQSKLDLLPNLNGNTGYNFNYGRSLSAENTYVNENSQTGSLGLSSRVTLFSGFQKWNSVKQNELDLKANLQDVEKAKEDLALNITSYYLDILFKKELLQVAHEQLKVTELQIKRTEVLVEAGTLPKGTLMEQKAQAAREDLAVVNAQNALDIALLDLAQLLDLEDSKGFDIQTPELPVLNATKSMADPESVFINALTFRPEMKAAQYRLESSEKGLIIAKGQRTPTLSMSGSWNSGYRRNQPEYGIAADGSPIIIRKEMKLNDQLRLFESKSFGFNLSIPIFNGGSVNRNISNAKVNIDRSKLNMENSKNALRKDIQQAHANAKAAMKKFFSSETAVSSTEEAFRYTEEKFNLGLVNSVDYNQEKNNLFKSKSDLLQAKYEYIFRTKILDFYNGIEISL from the coding sequence ATGAAAAAAATATTATTACTCGTCCTTGTTTTTGCCTTTTCCTTTTCTGGTATTTATGCTCAGGAATTATGGAATCTGGAAAAATGCATAACACATGCAAAGGAACACAACATCAACCTTAAGTTACAAAAACTGGATGCTGACGTTCAGGCAAACAATACCAGGCAATCTAAATTGGATCTTTTACCAAATTTAAATGGTAATACCGGATACAACTTCAACTATGGACGTTCTCTAAGTGCTGAAAATACGTACGTAAACGAAAACAGTCAAACAGGTTCTCTTGGTCTTTCATCCAGAGTTACTCTATTCAGTGGTTTTCAAAAATGGAATTCAGTTAAACAAAACGAATTGGATCTTAAAGCTAATTTGCAGGATGTTGAAAAAGCAAAAGAAGATTTAGCACTAAATATCACATCTTACTATTTGGATATTTTATTTAAAAAAGAACTTCTTCAGGTTGCACACGAACAATTAAAAGTTACTGAGCTTCAGATTAAAAGAACAGAAGTTTTGGTAGAAGCAGGAACTCTGCCAAAAGGAACTTTAATGGAACAAAAAGCACAGGCTGCACGCGAAGATCTTGCTGTTGTTAACGCACAAAATGCTCTTGATATCGCTTTGCTTGATCTGGCTCAGCTATTGGACCTGGAAGACTCAAAAGGTTTTGATATCCAAACACCTGAACTCCCTGTTTTAAATGCAACCAAATCTATGGCTGATCCGGAATCAGTTTTTATCAATGCATTAACATTTCGTCCGGAAATGAAAGCAGCGCAATACCGTTTGGAAAGTTCTGAAAAAGGTTTAATTATTGCCAAAGGTCAGCGTACTCCAACTTTATCTATGTCGGGATCATGGAATTCCGGTTATCGCAGAAATCAACCAGAATATGGCATTGCTGCAGATGGAAGTCCTATAATTATCAGAAAAGAAATGAAATTGAACGATCAGTTAAGATTATTTGAATCAAAGAGTTTTGGTTTCAACTTAAGTATCCCAATTTTTAACGGAGGTAGTGTTAATCGAAACATTAGCAACGCAAAAGTAAATATCGACCGTTCCAAATTGAATATGGAAAACTCTAAAAATGCTCTTCGAAAAGATATTCAACAGGCTCATGCCAATGCCAAGGCGGCTATGAAAAAGTTTTTCTCCAGTGAAACAGCAGTTTCATCAACCGAAGAAGCCTTCCGTTATACTGAAGAAAAATTCAACCTCGGTTTAGTTAATTCTGTAGATTACAATCAAGAAAAAAACAATCTTTTTAAATCTAAATCAGATTTACTGCAAGCGAAATACGAATACATATTCCGCACCAAAATTCTTGACTTCTATAATGGTATCGAAATAAGTTTATAA
- the tsaB gene encoding tRNA (adenosine(37)-N6)-threonylcarbamoyltransferase complex dimerization subunit type 1 TsaB, whose product MALLLHIETSTAVCSVALGKDGVLLALKETKEGMKHATHLTVFIQNILKENNLTTSNLDGVVISMGPGSYTGLRIGVSTAKGICYGANLPLISINTLQAMTKPLLENKDVINQLTNPQEAYYCPMIDARRMEVYTAFFNCKNELVGDISADIIDESSYSKVLSEREIIFFGDGSSKCKEVIKSKNGIFLDNVTPSAVGMIELAEIKFQNQEFEDVAYFEPFYLKDFVATTSKKNIFN is encoded by the coding sequence ATGGCATTACTATTACATATAGAGACATCTACAGCGGTTTGTTCTGTTGCATTGGGAAAAGATGGAGTTTTACTGGCTCTTAAAGAGACGAAAGAAGGAATGAAACACGCAACTCACTTAACGGTTTTTATTCAAAACATTTTAAAGGAAAATAATTTAACTACAAGCAATTTAGACGGTGTTGTTATTAGCATGGGACCAGGATCATATACCGGCTTACGTATTGGTGTATCAACAGCCAAAGGAATTTGTTATGGAGCCAACCTGCCGCTAATCTCAATAAACACTTTGCAGGCAATGACAAAGCCATTGTTGGAAAATAAGGATGTTATCAATCAATTAACCAATCCACAGGAAGCCTATTACTGTCCAATGATCGATGCAAGAAGAATGGAAGTTTACACTGCCTTTTTCAATTGTAAAAATGAATTGGTTGGAGATATTTCTGCTGATATTATCGATGAAAGCTCCTACTCAAAAGTCCTTTCGGAAAGAGAAATTATTTTCTTTGGTGATGGTTCTTCCAAGTGCAAAGAAGTAATCAAAAGTAAAAATGGCATCTTTCTTGACAACGTAACACCATCAGCAGTAGGAATGATAGAACTGGCTGAAATAAAATTCCAAAATCAAGAATTTGAAGATGTAGCCTATTTTGAGCCCTTTTATCTGAAAGATTTTGTTGCTACTACTTCTAAAAAGAATATCTTTAATTAA
- a CDS encoding DUF3108 domain-containing protein: protein MHKLSLSILLIFLSHTLLLADFPIKDTKKGENLRYVIHYGIIRGGKANLKIRSENIDGKDLYHATLTGKTVGLFNSLYKVKDTYESFINPATLLPERAIRDIREGNYKRYTEIVFDREKNEVNSSRSGIHKVPEGIHDILSAFYFARANYFNSNLKIGEVVKIQTHFSDELFLLQFRFMGYETINSKIGDVNCYKFIPIVATGRAFKDEDDMTIWISADTNRIPVRVQFDLFIGSLRCDLMNFSDFSYDSLLDND, encoded by the coding sequence ATGCATAAATTATCTCTGAGCATCCTTCTAATTTTTCTAAGCCACACACTTTTATTGGCCGATTTTCCTATTAAGGATACCAAAAAAGGAGAAAATCTAAGATATGTTATACATTATGGAATTATTCGGGGAGGAAAAGCAAACCTGAAAATCAGAAGTGAAAACATAGATGGCAAAGATTTGTATCATGCAACTCTAACTGGGAAAACTGTCGGATTATTCAATTCGCTGTATAAAGTGAAAGATACTTACGAGAGTTTTATTAATCCTGCAACCCTATTGCCAGAAAGAGCAATCCGGGATATTCGCGAAGGAAATTACAAAAGGTATACTGAAATAGTTTTTGATCGGGAAAAGAATGAGGTAAATTCCTCACGTTCCGGAATTCATAAAGTACCCGAAGGAATACATGATATATTGTCGGCTTTTTACTTTGCAAGAGCCAATTATTTCAATTCAAACCTAAAAATTGGAGAAGTAGTCAAGATTCAAACTCACTTCTCTGATGAATTGTTTCTTCTTCAATTCAGATTCATGGGATATGAAACAATTAACAGCAAAATTGGAGATGTAAACTGTTATAAGTTCATCCCAATTGTAGCAACAGGCAGAGCATTTAAAGATGAAGATGATATGACTATCTGGATATCTGCCGATACAAATCGAATTCCGGTCCGCGTACAATTCGATCTTTTTATTGGTTCATTGCGTTGCGATTTGATGAATTTTTCGGATTTCTCCTATGACTCACTCTTGGATAACGACTAA
- the efp gene encoding elongation factor P, whose protein sequence is MASTTDFKNGMCIHYKGDLYTIVQFQHVKPGKGPAFVRTKLKNVKTGKVIDNTFNSGVKIDIARIERRPHQFLYKDDMGYNLMHTETYEQIVLPEELFNAADLLKEGEMVEAVFHADTETPLYVDLPAHVVMEVTYTEPGLRGDSSSTSSLKAATVESGATIMVPLFINTGDLIKIDTRDHSYSERVKA, encoded by the coding sequence ATGGCATCTACTACAGATTTTAAAAATGGAATGTGTATCCACTATAAAGGAGATTTATATACCATTGTTCAATTCCAACACGTAAAACCAGGTAAAGGTCCTGCCTTTGTTAGAACAAAACTTAAAAATGTTAAAACAGGTAAGGTTATTGACAATACGTTTAACTCTGGTGTTAAAATTGACATAGCCCGTATTGAAAGACGCCCTCATCAATTCCTTTACAAAGATGATATGGGATATAATTTGATGCATACAGAAACATACGAGCAAATTGTTTTACCTGAAGAATTGTTTAACGCAGCTGACCTTTTAAAAGAAGGTGAAATGGTGGAAGCCGTTTTCCATGCTGACACAGAAACGCCATTGTATGTTGATCTTCCTGCTCACGTTGTGATGGAGGTTACATATACCGAACCAGGTTTGCGGGGAGATAGTTCATCTACCTCATCCTTGAAAGCTGCAACTGTTGAAAGCGGTGCGACCATAATGGTACCTTTATTTATCAACACAGGCGATTTAATTAAAATTGACACACGCGACCACTCTTATTCAGAGCGAGTAAAAGCATAG
- a CDS encoding PP2C family protein-serine/threonine phosphatase: MIKQQSVNSKFKLNLILKITQAINENLSIDELLQQYKHILFEDLKIGKIAVYKFSSHWEKLLISGISKECIDKIKIGKHLSSISEITYISRDLPEVFWSFDFIIPVIHKNSVLAYILIGDIDEEMEGMSPAIKHLSFIQTISNIIIVAMENKRLYKQLLIQEAFKKEMELASKIQSLLIPNQSSLPQNQYISTCGYYQPHFEIGGDYYDFINFNDQELGFCIGDVSGKGIPAALIMSNFQATLRALFRPETPLDELMIQLNQKVCDNSSSEKFLTFFIGIYNYTTRKLKYVNASHHPPLLYNFENGETTLLKKGCIGLGMLDEIPAISIGEITINEHSKLLCYTDGLIELERDDQMEVGVQFLTKMFATQKNISNTFTDLIHHIDIGKKNKAVIDDISLFGIEFKTTQM, translated from the coding sequence GTGATCAAGCAACAATCTGTTAACAGCAAATTTAAGCTCAACTTAATCCTTAAAATTACTCAGGCGATTAATGAAAACTTATCAATTGACGAGCTTTTACAACAGTATAAACATATTTTATTTGAAGATCTCAAGATTGGGAAAATTGCGGTTTATAAATTTAGTTCCCACTGGGAAAAATTATTGATATCCGGCATTTCAAAAGAATGCATTGATAAGATCAAAATTGGAAAACACTTAAGCAGTATTTCTGAAATCACCTATATATCGCGTGATTTACCCGAAGTATTCTGGTCTTTTGATTTTATTATTCCGGTTATCCACAAAAATTCGGTTCTTGCATACATCCTAATTGGTGATATTGATGAAGAAATGGAAGGAATGAGCCCGGCAATCAAACACCTTAGCTTCATACAAACCATTTCCAATATTATTATTGTGGCAATGGAGAACAAACGCCTGTACAAACAATTATTGATTCAGGAAGCTTTTAAGAAGGAAATGGAATTGGCTTCAAAAATCCAAAGCCTTCTAATTCCCAATCAAAGCTCTTTACCGCAAAATCAATATATTTCTACCTGCGGATATTATCAGCCACACTTTGAAATTGGCGGCGATTATTATGATTTTATCAACTTTAACGATCAGGAATTGGGATTTTGCATTGGCGATGTTTCAGGAAAAGGAATCCCGGCAGCCCTAATCATGTCTAATTTTCAAGCCACATTGCGGGCGCTTTTCCGGCCCGAAACACCACTGGATGAACTCATGATTCAATTGAACCAAAAAGTGTGCGACAATTCAAGCAGTGAGAAATTTCTGACTTTCTTTATTGGAATTTACAATTACACTACCAGAAAGCTAAAATATGTGAATGCAAGCCATCACCCTCCACTTCTTTACAATTTTGAAAATGGAGAAACTACCTTACTAAAAAAAGGATGCATTGGTTTGGGTATGCTCGATGAAATCCCAGCCATATCAATTGGAGAAATTACAATCAATGAGCACTCAAAGCTACTTTGCTATACTGATGGATTAATAGAACTGGAAAGAGATGATCAAATGGAAGTAGGCGTTCAGTTCTTAACCAAAATGTTCGCAACACAAAAAAATATTTCAAATACCTTTACAGATCTGATACATCACATTGATATTGGAAAAAAGAATAAAGCCGTAATAGACGATATCTCATTGTTCGGCATTGAGTTCAAAACAACACAAATGTAA
- a CDS encoding DUF4625 domain-containing protein codes for MKFLKYALIVLFSIGMMSCGGSGGGDDKEDTVAPTVTIASPTTSTIVTAGANLSVNFTATDNVALASYTVTVSYTGVKSVKTVEEFSFNSLSDTDAAGNAVPAISGVSKVISFNIATPDNAMPGAYKFSVTVKDTAGKSVSKDIAFEIQ; via the coding sequence TTCTTTTCTCAATAGGTATGATGAGCTGCGGCGGTAGCGGTGGTGGCGATGACAAAGAAGATACAGTTGCTCCTACAGTTACAATTGCTAGTCCAACAACAAGTACAATAGTTACAGCTGGTGCAAATTTAAGTGTCAATTTTACTGCCACGGATAATGTTGCATTAGCATCTTATACTGTAACGGTATCGTATACTGGAGTTAAGTCTGTAAAAACTGTTGAAGAGTTTAGTTTTAATAGTCTTTCGGATACTGATGCCGCTGGAAATGCAGTACCTGCTATTTCCGGAGTGTCAAAAGTAATTAGCTTTAATATTGCAACTCCTGATAATGCTATGCCCGGAGCTTATAAGTTTTCTGTAACAGTTAAAGATACTGCTGGAAAATCAGTTTCAAAAGATATCGCTTTCGAAATACAATAA